A stretch of DNA from Anopheles nili chromosome 2, idAnoNiliSN_F5_01, whole genome shotgun sequence:
CCTATAGGTATTGATACAAAATGCACttgaaacaaggaaaaactgtgcaaagtggcgccctctggaagtccaaaacatcaaaaaataGTTAGTTTTGTTATAAACGCGTTATTTACCTATTTTATTGTAAATGGTTgcttaaatataaaaaaaaaaataattatgaccgtGGTTTGTTCCGGGCTGCCCTTTAGTGCAACACCATTCCGAGCGCAAGGTCAATGATGCGCCGCAACATATATTCTTCCTACTCAGACCAACGCCAGCATAGTCATTCATCAGCCCAATGAAACCATGCAAATTCCTTCGTATGAAATACATTCACATGCTAATTGAAGTACCCAAATATCTTAAATTCCGTTATCATAACGAAAAAGCGCTACCAAGTGAAGTTactcgctcgctttctctaCATTCAGATGACAATACAAAGAGTAAAAATAcatgatacattttttttgctttttgattttttgaccTGCGAAAACCTGTCTCTTCCCACGCATATCAATTTTGTTTACGAAACAACCTTTTGTGGACCACCTCCTATAGCTGGTTATTACAAAACCTCTATACCTCGACAGCTCTAGAAGATAATTCTAAACCAACTCAATCTATGATTTACCACGCTAAGTTATTGATTAGagttgaaatagaaaaaagaatgCATTCTAAACAAATGGGATAAATGACAGCACTGATACATTGGTTTAAAAAATAGCCAGCAAACAGTAGACAACAACGCCAGCGAAGCGAGATATTATTGAAGATACCATGTATCGTCATCGTCTGATTGCATCTTCTCTTGGAAAAAAACGTAGAATGCAACACAATCGATCTATTTGTATGGGTTACTTCTTACAGGCAATCTTGTTGAAATCCAATGATCGCTGTATAGGTTTCAATTGTCTGAAGAAGATTATTGCATCAACGTTATCAGCCAAACACCATTGGCTATCGAAAACAATCCAACATTCAACATGAAATAATGAATAGAGCTTACCATATTGAATTTAATGAACTATTTTTTGTTACTAGGTATACTACGTATTGATATTGCACATTTTGGAGTCAGAACCTCGATTAGTTTCTAGCACCACGAAATGTTTTTTGGTGTTTATATGTTTGACGAagatatgtttatatatattttatacatatatatatatatatatatatatatatatatatatatatatatatatatatatatatatatatatatatatatatatatatatatatatatatatatttatttatatatatatatatatatatatatatttatatatatatatatatatatatatatatatattttatacatATCTATTTTATACactattatatatatataatatatatatatatatatatatatatatatatatatatatatatatatatatatacatttttacctTAATTTATGTATCCACTGAGAACAAGGTAtagagaaagacagagaaacatagagaaagagagaaagcgcgaGAATGAGATTTCTTTGCATTTCTGAATATACGGTGTTCAATTGCCCAGCGAAAAATCTGCGTTTTGTAGACCATTTCGAAGATTGTTTCCTTTTGCACGTGtacatccctttttttattgtgctgcTTATTCAAAATAATAGAGTATGGTACGAAGGCATTGTGtatacatttttattgaacTTAAGGTTTCCTACTGTATATTTAGACTAATACAACTTTAATCCAAAAAAGGTACGATTTTCGTTTGGCTTGAAATAGTTGATCTTAAATTTTTACTTATATCCATTACCATCGATTTGCATTGTTAAATAATCGATTAGAGATCCTTTTAGCAAAGATTGACAAAACAACTGAATCGCAAAAGAAGCTGTAAGCTATTTATTGTAGCAAAACGAAACTATGCGAGATGCTATATTGCACTATCCCTTTTCATCATAATTTgtcattgcatttttaatatttttacctTCATATTTAAATCTAGAAAATCATAAAGCTTTTATGATTACAACAAAAAGTTTGTTCCCTATTCTTGCGATACTAAAAACTGCATGCTTTGAAATCATCCAAGTTTACCAGAGAAAAACATGTTTCGAAAACAGCGGTTTTGATAAAAACGATATTTTAATGTGTAAATAATATGTAATATCAATTTCAAATTCCGAGGTCTTCATCGCCTATAAAAACTCGTAGTTTATCTTTATGAAGTCTATGCGAAGCTTTTGTGCGCGAGCTTTTTCAAGCTACTGGAAAAAGCTTCAAATGCAACGCTGCCGGTCATTACTGGCAACCTAAAGTTAACATTGCATCGTAATATATCATTTCGTTTATAAATTCGTCTATATTCATAATTCCTAAGATACGCCAATTAACTACTACTAATGATGCGACGCTGGGTGAACACTTTCGTAAGTAACATCGGCGTGAAATCCTTTTTCATCAGCCGTATAGCGTACATTTTGGACTCGTCCGTCGGGCAACAATATGTGATACTCGCCACGGGTCACTCCATTATCATGGTTTTGAACGTGTCCAAAATCATTTCCAGTATGGAAATCACGCACCCGGTAACCGAAAGCATATCCTTCTGATTCCTGATAAGTGACATtgccggaaaaaaagaaaaaaaaaattagtgtAATTGTGTAATTATTTTACTGATTCAGGTTGCGTACATCAAAGTGCTGCGCACTTGGCGCTCGGTGAttatggtgatgatggtgttgctcCTGATAGTGATGGGCAATCGTTCTACCAAGAAGCGTAGCAGGGGTACTTTGGATTTTGATCTGACCATATGCATTCGATTCATGACCCGCTACTTCATCGTTTAATTCCTGATGCTCCACTATCGGAGCAGGGGTAGGCTCATGTGAAGTGATGTCATAGGTTGCATATGTAGGTGTTGTGATAGCTGGACTAAACAGATCGGAGTTCACGATATCCGTTACAACTTCCTTTATAGGCTTATAATCTGTACTGATAGGCACTTCAAGCAATGGGTTGTTTTGCCCAAATTGGTAGCGATTATCCTCATAATTAATCGTTGGCTCTACTTGTACCGATCTATACCCCGGACGGGATGGTTTCGGCGTAGTAGCTGCTGTATCTGGGAATGTCACTGGAGCCGTGCTTTCTTGGGGACGATACTTTTGCTCTTGACTTGCAGGCTGAGATGGCATACGAAGCAATTCATTTAGCTTCTTCAACTGAATGCTCGGTTGTTGGCCGATTAAAGCTGAAAGAGCAGCTATACTACCACCAGTTGTATCGATCTCGTTCGGATACAATTTAGGAGCTTGTCTGGATTGTTGAACACGATTATAATCAACATTATTGTAGTAATGCTCCTGTTCATAAGAATTTTCCTTTGGTTCTGGGATCACTATTTTCATGTTATGAAATGAGTTTACAGTTTCTTTAACTGGTTCACGATGCCCATACTGTACCTCCAGAGGTCCATAGGGATTATCATATGCATGTGAGATATGACCCTCTCCAGACTCCGGGCTCGTGATGTGCTTATCGTAGGATATAGAAATACTGGGTTGAACGGTAATCTTTGTAAGTGGTTGTTTTACAGGTATAGGTATCTCTTTAATGACATATTGGATTTTTGGTCTTTCTTTAATGACAACTTCTTCCGGACCGTTCGATATTTGGTCACTAAAATCCTTATGTTCTGAAGATTGGCCGATTGTTGTCGGGTTCATGGTTGAAAATAGCACTGGACGATGATGATATCCCGGAGAAAGATCATTCATTTTACCCTGAGTGCCTGAAGGCTTGAAAGTATTCACATATTGTGGATTAATGACTAATGGTGCAGTAGAATGTTTGTGATACAATCGCTTTGGTCGTCGTAAGTCAGAGTAGGACCACCATGCTTTGGGTATACCTGGCACCAAAGATGTAGATTTATCTTTTTCTGTCTGCTCCGATAGTGCTCCCGGCTCCATACCAACGGATTTTGCCGGCATAAGAGCTGATTGACCTCTAAACTCATCTGTTATAGACGATAGTTTTGTTTCAGTAAGTTTTGCACTCGGTACAAATTTTGCCTCAGTAGTTTTTGACGCCACACTGTACgactttttcgtttttgtttttttatcgccaAAGAAGTACCTTGGCGTTGATTGAACTGATACTCCATCATTAGTTTCATCTCTGCCTTTTCCATTCAAGCGttcgttttcattcaatgCTATATCAATTGCTTTTTGGACTCCCAGGGGAAGATCTTCGTAGTTGGCAATGTGTTTCTGCTTCTTACCCCTAACTTTGACGCGTCTTGATTCTTCAGGGCTCATATCACTCTCttcattttcctccatttGTGGTGCGttctctcgtttttcttttctactatttcttttttctttgggcTCGAGCCGCTCAACAATTTCGTCGAATACCTTCCCACGTTTATAGCTATCTGACGACGCAAACGGATGTCGCAAATTTTCTGATATCTTAGAGTTGCTCTGGGAAAACTGTTCGGAATGTTTAGCATCCTCTAGTTCAAATTTCACATAATCTCTCGGATCTGGGCTTGCCGATCTACGATGCCTTTGCACTTGTTGATTCGAGCTATTGTTAGGCCTTTGAGTTGTTGGAcctttgttttgtgttacCATTGCATCTGATAACTCGAATCGAATAATATTCTTCGGGACCGGAATTATACGATTCGAATTATCCTCCCGTTTTGAACGTGACTTCATATTATCCGTAGATTTTGAATTAATGTCCTGCTGGAAAACCATTGCATCGGATAATTCGAATTTAATCACTTCTCGCGGAGTAATATctatttttttcgatttcatcgTTGAAATATGCTGCTCGTCCAAACGCTTCGTGCGTATCGTTGCCAGTTTGCGTAAATTCTCCACCCGGATACGATCGTTCTGTTTTTCCTCTAAATTTTGGTACCGTTCATGAGCAGCAGTATAGGCAGCCATTGTAGATGTCTGCGAATGTGGCTCTTTCGTTtgtcgatatttttttctcaagtATGCCTTCATTCCCTGTACAAGgaaaatatataatttatataaaaattcTTTTCATTGAAATAATTACTTATATAGACACTCTGTTCTTTTGAGTAATCTTACATTCCGGCTTTCGGTCGTCGCCAGAAAAGCGGCATTGGGACGACCAAGCTCATATACATCTTCAaatactgctgctggaagtcGGCCTGCACCCGCCAATACGGTTAAGGGTAACAATATAAGAAGCTGCGAATCAAACAAAGAAATAATCGTAATAAACAAAATCttcaaaaatcgatcgaaaaaaaaacatttacttCAATTTGAACCGAATGTGGCACTTTTGTAAAAGGCCATCATGAAGGTGCTTCAAAATGATTGTTTGGTTAATGGAAACGTTTGCCGTTTAACATTATTCAAGACAATGAATTTCAAGAAAATGCAATGAACCTGCAAAGAGTTTTGCTTTACTTCCACTGATCAATTATGCAAAATAGCTTACAACTTCAACAACCTCAATTCCGGTGGTGTCAAAACACTCAAACCGAAATCGATTCAACAGTCTACTTTCCGTAACGTATTCTTCATCAGATTTTCTACAGTTTCTCCAGTGTCTCAATTAATAGGTTGCAAGTAAGGTCATGTTACCAAATTTCCACTTTCTGTTTCATTCAGAGATGCGTTCATGGTCATGTACACAACTTTCTTACGCTTCCTCAAAAGAATCAGAGCAGTTTTCTCAGTTTTGTTCAACGGACTTACAAGAAATGctgtgatttgtttgataaatttaatatttttacttAATTCAATTCATGCTTGAATGTAGTCAGATAAACTTGTTatcttttcaattttaatacATATTCTTAGTAAATATACGATAGTTGTTTTGATATACAAAACGAATGTTTTATCACGGTCCCGTTTGCCTCAATGTTAAATTTCTCCAAAAAGTGGTTCAATAGATAtcattcgacaaaaaaaactaatacaAATTGATAATTGTAACAAATGCTTGCATTCTAAATAAGAATAatcatttgtttaatttcattgcGACAATCGAATGGGTGtaattgaaacataatttaaaaatatgttatCATGTATGAGATTATTTTACTAGTTAggtacatttaaaaaatgaagaaatttcAACCACAAAACATATATTAAACAAACTGCGAAGTATCAGTACAACATACACCTCTATCAATAATAAAGTCGTTTGAATCGGCACTGATTTTTTACCGAAAATGTTCCTCTCACATGTGTTACGcatacggtttttttttctatggcTTCATTCATACTCTCCATACtaccggttttgttttcaccccATCTTTTATCATTGCAATCTGTTTCTTCTTATTGCACATCGATTCCACGATTTGTCTGTTTGCTTATACCCTGTTGAGTATCACGGAACGATATATGATCGCTGATCTAGTTTGCAGTATAGCATTTTAGAAATTTGTATTCGCTGCACCATCAATCACTACTTTGCTCATTCGTTTTTATACCTATGAAATATTACATCATACCCAGGcaggctttttctttttcattacGTATTTCTCCTCCGCGCACATTTTTGTAATTATCCACCATACGAAATGTATGATTCAAATCattcaaattttcaatcaCAGTTATCATTATCAAAACAACCCGTTAGCATTTAATGCTTTCTTCTGCGTTTGTCTAATATGTAACAATCCATCATATGTAAAGTTActggtttaatttttgtattttttttttattaatagtTTTTGATTCTCAATTTGATgctttaaaatgtttaaaataaattaataaattcaaaaaacaaaattttgataagttaacaaaaaaagaattagTTTTAGTAACGAAATAATATACTGATGAGTTGACATCACTTAATTGAATCATACAATAATTGTATCACTTACACAAAACTTCCTCATGTTGTCTGAATTTTAGTGTTATTTAATGAAAGGGATCTGCTAGTTCAGCAAACCTATGAAGCACTGTTATTTTATAGCACTTTTAGTTGATTTCTTGTTTACAAATATGTATTTGCGACACTATCCATTGAATACAAATATGTATTCAAACACTATTATTTTGTTCACGTTTAAAAGCTTCTCATTTCTAACACAGCTTAAGTGGTATTTATTGTGAAGAACGTCTTAACTTAGGGTTTAGCACGATCAAGTAACCCGAAGCTTATAACActcaaaaatattcaaaatatgCAATTTCCAAGCTTTATCTGAAACTAAATTACTGTCACTTGCGCCGATCCGCTCACCATTGCCGCCAAGACGAAACTGTGAATTTAAAGGGAGGAAATGTTTACTATAAAATGCTTTTCCGCACCTGGTGCCGGTCATACAGCCACCCATCTGCAGGTAGGAGAGTGCGAAACATGCATATATCGCGGAATTTCTCTCATGTACGTAAACTCACACTTTCATAGATGCTCAATACTTCATGAAGCCATCGAAAATACCGCACACATGTTTATGGCCGATCATCCTCTACCGCGAGTATTCTCTCACGCTTGTTCCACACTCGGCAGATGCAATCTTCGCTGCTTTCGCTCAAAAGCCCTCCCCTGCGGAAGGCATAATCAAGCCGAACACTAGTTGTTGACAGTTGATTTCGTGTGCTGGCCACTTTGCTACACTCGGGATTGCCTGGATGGTAGATGAACGAAAGTAGGCATGAGCGCGTcaaaaagaaagggaaagtTCCGCTTCGTTTAGCAACACAAATGACCTAACTTTAATCATCGTGTTTTTATGAAAACGGCCACCTTGTAACGCTGCTATAAGAATTTCCGCAAAACGGGATATCCGCTATGGTAATCGTTTCAATTCCGTCAGTAAGCGATACTAGTTTGCTCGATGATCGttaacgatcgatcgttgaTGGAttgttgatgaaatattttggTAAACTtttcaataaaacatattttctccACTCCAATCAGGATAAAACTCCAaacatgatatttttttcttctcaatttgatgttttaaaatgtttaaaataaattaataaattcaaaaaacaaaattttgataagttaacaaaaaaagaattagTTTTAGTAACGAAATAATATACTGATGAGTTGACATCACTTAATTGAATTATATTTTAGAAAATCGttgataaattttttagttaaTTTAGAAACTTGagtgtattttatttgtattattttttaaatagtataaaaaatataatgtagaatatttatatatatatatatatatatatatatatatatatatatatatatatatatatatatatatatatatatgtatatatatatatatatatatatatatatatatatatatatatatatatatatatatatatgtatatatatatatatatatatatatatatatatatatatatatatatatatatatatgtgtgtatatatatatatatatgtgtgtatatatatatatatatatatatatatatatatatatatatatatatatatatatatatatatatataaatatatatatgtatatatatatatatatatatatatatatatatatatatatgtatatatatatatatatatatatatatatatatatatatacgtatatatatatatacatatatatacatatatatgcatattgttatataaataaaatttcaatgtAATTGATTGATCGCACAAATAAATTATGTGTATGCATACACTATgcaaaaatgttacattttcccattttagaTCATTTCTCTCGTTAAAGCACTATACGAGTTAATGTTTAAattataacttgttgtatacATTCTCTCAGAATGGTTTGTTTATATATTCTTACTATAAAATGATGGACTCAAGCAACAGTTTTTCTTATTGCAATATCTGCAGttgattcatttttatcatGTTTCTAACCATCCCATTTGACTTGTAaattttgttgtaaaaaacatttatatagTATTATGTCACGATTACACATAATAATCTTAAAACACCACCGGATATATTGAGCGACAAAATATCGGAAGCAAAAGCGGCCGTCCGTATTAGCAAACATGTGGTCGATCGATGTACGATTTAAAAGGAGACGTAGTTATTTCCTTTAACCCGCGGTACGCCAGGCTCTATTGCGGAAGAAAAggtttgaattatttactGCACTGGAAATTGTACCACGCATCCGTACGCATGTCCGCTTTACCATACTATGCTGTGAGCTTGACTGTAAACGTCTAAACCATGTATGAAATACAAGAAAGTTGTCTAACCGGATAAAACCCATCAAAACCGGCTTCAGCCTACAACGACAACGATGCCAACCATCTCaatcgaatgaaaacaaaattcaaacattcatTCAATAATGCTGAActtttttaaaaaatactCATATATTTTATGCTGATGCTTGTTTAATAAATAGAATAAGATAATATTAAGATAGAATTAATAAGCagataaaaatgaaaggaagAGGTCAATTcgttgcaataaattaatatgcAACTTTACTTGCCTCTGGTTTtgcaaacaggaaaaaaaggtcTCGACAGCTTTGCAATCGAAAATATACGTTGAAAATatgtaaacaaattaaatCGCGTTATTTTGTAAATTGCGTACTTTTAGTGTTCTACTTTTACTGGTTTTGTCAGTTAAtacttttcactttttcaaTATGATATATTGGCATCAcaaatgcattattttttgGTAGCaggattatttttatcatGGAACCGGCTGAATTCATTTTCAATGCACCATACTCACAgtaaatttaatgttttctCTAACCATATACCCAAGAAAATATTTGTTACAAACATTTGGTTAAAAAACATAAGTTGCAAATAAAagaataatttttcaaaacaaatagaGCAATATATTTCCTTAC
This window harbors:
- the LOC128724852 gene encoding uncharacterized protein LOC128724852 produces the protein MRKFCLLILLPLTVLAGAGRLPAAVFEDVYELGRPNAAFLATTESRNGMKAYLRKKYRQTKEPHSQTSTMAAYTAAHERYQNLEEKQNDRIRVENLRKLATIRTKRLDEQHISTMKSKKIDITPREVIKFELSDAMVFQQDINSKSTDNMKSRSKREDNSNRIIPVPKNIIRFELSDAMVTQNKGPTTQRPNNSSNQQVQRHRRSASPDPRDYVKFELEDAKHSEQFSQSNSKISENLRHPFASSDSYKRGKVFDEIVERLEPKEKRNSRKEKRENAPQMEENEESDMSPEESRRVKVRGKKQKHIANYEDLPLGVQKAIDIALNENERLNGKGRDETNDGVSVQSTPRYFFGDKKTKTKKSYSVASKTTEAKFVPSAKLTETKLSSITDEFRGQSALMPAKSVGMEPGALSEQTEKDKSTSLVPGIPKAWWSYSDLRRPKRLYHKHSTAPLVINPQYVNTFKPSGTQGKMNDLSPGYHHRPVLFSTMNPTTIGQSSEHKDFSDQISNGPEEVVIKERPKIQYVIKEIPIPVKQPLTKITVQPSISISYDKHITSPESGEGHISHAYDNPYGPLEVQYGHREPVKETVNSFHNMKIVIPEPKENSYEQEHYYNNVDYNRVQQSRQAPKLYPNEIDTTGGSIAALSALIGQQPSIQLKKLNELLRMPSQPASQEQKYRPQESTAPVTFPDTAATTPKPSRPGYRSVQVEPTINYEDNRYQFGQNNPLLEVPISTDYKPIKEVVTDIVNSDLFSPAITTPTYATYDITSHEPTPAPIVEHQELNDEVAGHESNAYGQIKIQSTPATLLGRTIAHHYQEQHHHHHNHRAPSAQHFDESEGYAFGYRVRDFHTGNDFGHVQNHDNGVTRGEYHILLPDGRVQNVRYTADEKGFHADVTYESVHPASHH